A genome region from Acidimicrobiales bacterium includes the following:
- the truA gene encoding tRNA pseudouridine(38-40) synthase TruA, which translates to MTLFDPPEAEVPPGPTRRVRLIVAYDGSAFHGFAPNAGVPTVGGTLAEALGRQLGRPVELTCAGRTDRGVHALGQVVTFDAPADRVAEPADLAALARAVNRMCGPEVAVRDPTVVEGDVDARFSARARRYRYRVWNHPEPDPFTARLAWHVDRPLSLPALRLGCDPLIGEHDFSSFCRRPKARDGAEVSLVRRVTEAAWHDDGGGHLRFEIEASAFCHQMVRSIVGTLVAVGLGRMSAGEVRSALRARDRSRAGDLAPPHGLTLWTVRYDGWSSVPDGA; encoded by the coding sequence GTGACCCTGTTCGACCCGCCCGAGGCCGAGGTCCCACCGGGCCCGACCCGGCGGGTGCGGCTCATCGTGGCCTACGACGGCTCCGCCTTCCACGGCTTCGCCCCCAACGCCGGGGTGCCCACCGTGGGCGGGACGTTGGCCGAGGCGCTGGGCCGCCAGCTCGGTCGCCCCGTCGAGCTGACCTGCGCCGGGCGCACCGACCGGGGCGTGCACGCCCTGGGCCAGGTGGTCACCTTCGACGCGCCGGCCGATCGGGTGGCCGAGCCGGCGGACCTGGCCGCCCTGGCCCGGGCCGTCAACCGCATGTGCGGGCCGGAGGTGGCGGTGCGCGACCCCACGGTGGTCGAGGGGGATGTCGACGCCCGGTTCTCGGCCCGGGCCCGCCGCTACCGGTACCGGGTCTGGAACCACCCCGAGCCGGACCCCTTCACCGCCCGCCTGGCCTGGCACGTCGACCGACCCCTCTCCCTGCCCGCCCTGCGCCTGGGGTGCGACCCGCTCATCGGCGAGCACGACTTCTCGTCGTTCTGCCGCCGGCCCAAGGCCCGCGACGGCGCCGAGGTGAGCCTGGTGCGCCGGGTCACCGAGGCGGCCTGGCACGACGACGGCGGGGGCCACCTCCGTTTCGAGATCGAGGCCTCGGCCTTCTGCCACCAGATGGTGCGCAGCATCGTCGGCACCCTGGTGGCCGTGGGCCTGGGCCGGATGTCGGCCGGGGAGGTCCGGTCCGCCCTGCGGGCCCGGGACCGGTCCCGGGCCGGCGACCTGGCCCCCCCGCACGGCCTCACCCTGTGGACCGTCCGCTACGACGGCTGGTCCTCGGTGCCCGACGGGGCATGA